A region from the Lolium perenne isolate Kyuss_39 chromosome 4, Kyuss_2.0, whole genome shotgun sequence genome encodes:
- the LOC127348673 gene encoding TPD1 protein homolog 1B: protein MGCFQMRSPVVLIVTILLLLLACLQASPSSQLQKQHQNHIRKMLNASASTPATGGGGGIHSSRRVDVYGCSRPEELVTVSQNSDPILHTGVPAYTVQITNTCIDCAVCDVHLSCGDFANTELVDPATFRRLGFDDCLVKDGGPVGPGELISFQYANSFIYEMKVASAACNCA from the exons ATGGGTTGCTTTCAGATGCGTTCTCCGGTCGTTCTCATCGTCACCATCCTCCTGCTGCTCCTAGCTTGTCTCCAAG CATCACCTTCTTCCCAGCTGCAGAAGCAGCACCAGAATCACATCCGCAAGATGCTCAACGCCAGCGCGTCTACCCCTGCGACGGGCGGCGGGGGAGGAATCCACTCGTCGAGGCGAGTGGACGTGTACGGGTGCTCCAGGCCGGAGGAGCTCGTGACGGTTTCCCAGAACAGCGACCCCATACTCCACACCGGCGTGCCAGCCTACACCGTCCAGATCACCAACACCTGCATCGACTGCGCCGTCTGCGACGTCCACCTCTCCTGCGGCGACTTCGCAAACACGGAGCTCGTCGACCCGGCCACCTTCCGCCGCCTCGGCTTCGACGACTGCCTCGTCAAGGACGGCGGGCCCGTCGGACCCGGCGAGTTGATCAGCTTCCAgtacgccaactccttcatctacgAGATGAAAGTCGCATCCGCCGCCTGCAACTGCGCCTAG
- the LOC127348674 gene encoding uncharacterized protein — MDRRTTLYNRAVTHYHKAKLDRADLARELEAAKVEAAKVPQLESDLRAARAQCAESEEAGRSAAGKLKLAEQELTRLRLLEQNHLAELNSLRTAEKEKVDDLSRRLTEVEKQRLVLQEEVTAKSTELTATAKRWTDEFSALDRGLAAAFPETQDAALAAVGVARDSRRRETGEGSSEYFSMEDHMASMAARIEPITKLGWELRKAAEELVPMLWPEEAVPQDISGLISSMERAPDRFLDWKESATRAGADMALSFVLSWYNEVDLGQLQFRRAGVEDKLPADLKAARLARASAIADFVDKGAFVADPNPPPSDEDYMEDEEAEDAPEDDPAAGSADAPPA, encoded by the exons atggaccggcgcaccactctgtataatcgcgccgtcacccattaccacaaggccaagctggaccgggccgacttggcccgcgagctggaagccgccaagg ttgaagccgccaaggtcccgcagctggagtcggatctccgagccgctcgcgcccagtgcgccgagagcgaggaggcgggccgatccgccgccggcaagctcaagctggctgagcaggagttgacgcggctgcgcctgctggagcagaaccatctcgccgagctcaactccctcaggacggcggagaaggagaaggtggatgatctgagccggcggctgacggaggtggagaagcagcggcttgtgctgcaggaggaggtcaccgctaagtccacggagctgacggctaccgccaagcgctggaccgacgagtttagcgcgcttgatcgcggcttggcgg cggccttcccggagacgcaggacgcggctttagcagccgttggcgtcgcgcgcgactccaggaggcgggagactggcgagggcagctcagagtacttctccatggaggaccacatggcgtccatggctgcccgcatcgagcccatcaccaaactcggctgggagcttcggaaggcggctgaagagctggtgccgatgctgtggcctgaagaggcggtgccgcaagatatctccggcctcatctcctcgatggagcgggcgccggaccgcttcctcgactggaaggagtcggccacgcgcgctggtgccgacatggcgctgtccttcgtcctctcctggtacaacgaggtggacctggggcagctccagttccggcgagccggcgtggaggacaagctcccagccgatctcaaggccgcccgtcttgcccgagccagcgccatcgccgacttcgtcgacaagggcgccttcgtcgcggacccgaatcctcctccatccgatgaagattacatggaagatgaggaggcggaagacgcgcccgaggacgacccggcagccggctccgctgatgcccctccggcttag